A genomic region of Bacteroidota bacterium contains the following coding sequences:
- a CDS encoding SusC/RagA family TonB-linked outer membrane protein: MKLTLLLTFICLINVNAAIYSQDKVFSFNLKDKTIRDVISMIETKSDFRFFYNDNFKDLDRKVNIKVKNNHIENILDEILSNSDVTYKVLESNFIVITPKTAVQRNIVSGIVTDKTTGEPLPGVNIVVKGTTRGAVTDLKGQYSIEVQKSDVSLIFSYLGYLSEECAIAGKSTIDVKMSQETKNLEEVVVVGYGVQKKSVVTGSIAVINSQDLINKKYTRLDEALQGLTSGVTVAQSSGAPGAAPTIRVRGTTSINNSDPLYVVDGIVINSGIEYLNPNDIASIEVLKDAASASIYGSRSSNGVILITTKKGKTGSQMQVNYNMQAGFQGPIKKVDLTNATQYAQLRNEAITNDGGTAIFQNPQALGSGTNWQDEIFSNHAGYQNHSLSISGGTDKASYYASFGYIDQKGIIAPSIAYNKKLTFTINTSYKISPYISIGENLSYTYGKSQTDLNTNSEFGGPLSSALNLDPITPVYTDTVTGKTYPQYTVKNGDQYYAISKYVGQEMTNPQAYIQTKKGNYNWSHNLVGNVYIEITPFKDLVFRSSINAKKAFWGSESFNPLYYLTAYSNNMVSTSQYRESDQNLIWNFDNTLSYNKSLGQHNFSLMIGSSAQKTTAEGVNTKYIGEPALDYHHASFNYSLAAVNKIGGGYEDQDYAMYSYFGRLTYNYNEKYLVNGILRRDGSSKFGSNNKFGIFPSASIGWVITREDFFPKETFVDNLKLRASYGIVGNEMSLGDFAYESLIISGSNYVFGNNNFTIGNAADRPANPDLKWEETHSTDLGFDATIFRSFTISFDAYKKTTKGMLQTVQVPSYAGFTNSPFGNVGNMENKGLELDLGYQRSWGDLLMNVKGNISYLMNKVTYLGEGKQFLDGGATLQSTNYPLTRTAVGHAIGSFYGFKTLGVFHSQSEINNYRYGDGTLIQPNAKPGDFKWQDTDGKGGITSDDRTWIGDPTPNWTYGLTLNLFWKNWDMMIFGQGVWGNDIFQGYRRLDIPSANYPIAALNAWTTKNSSSNYPRLTDSDPNHNFNNPSDFYLQNGAYFRIKNIQIGYTLPKAWTNYIKLQSVRLFISSSNLFTITKYNGYDPEVGGSSYGIDRGIYPQSRTFLFGLNVGL; encoded by the coding sequence ATGAAACTAACACTACTATTAACTTTTATTTGCCTAATTAACGTAAATGCTGCAATTTATTCCCAGGATAAAGTGTTTTCGTTTAACCTGAAGGACAAGACGATTCGAGATGTTATCAGTATGATTGAAACCAAAAGTGATTTCAGATTTTTCTACAACGACAATTTCAAGGATTTGGATAGAAAAGTTAATATAAAAGTAAAAAACAATCATATTGAAAATATTCTTGATGAAATACTCTCTAATTCAGATGTAACCTATAAAGTATTAGAAAGTAACTTTATTGTGATCACCCCTAAAACGGCCGTTCAGAGAAATATCGTTTCAGGAATTGTAACAGATAAAACCACAGGAGAGCCTTTGCCCGGAGTAAATATTGTGGTAAAAGGGACAACCAGAGGGGCTGTTACTGATTTAAAAGGACAATATTCGATAGAAGTACAAAAATCGGATGTTTCGCTTATTTTTTCATACCTGGGATACCTCTCCGAAGAATGTGCAATAGCCGGGAAATCGACCATAGACGTAAAAATGAGCCAGGAGACCAAAAACCTCGAGGAAGTAGTTGTTGTCGGATACGGTGTACAGAAGAAAAGTGTAGTAACCGGTTCTATAGCCGTAATAAACAGTCAGGATCTGATCAACAAGAAATATACCCGCTTGGATGAAGCCTTACAAGGCCTCACCTCCGGAGTCACGGTGGCTCAGAGTTCTGGTGCTCCAGGTGCTGCACCGACAATCAGGGTAAGAGGGACCACCTCCATCAACAACAGTGATCCTTTATATGTAGTTGACGGGATTGTAATCAACAGCGGGATCGAATATCTCAATCCCAATGATATTGCATCTATCGAAGTATTAAAAGATGCAGCTTCGGCTTCAATTTATGGTTCGCGTTCTTCAAACGGTGTAATCCTGATTACCACTAAAAAGGGTAAAACGGGCAGTCAGATGCAGGTAAACTATAACATGCAGGCCGGTTTTCAGGGGCCAATTAAGAAAGTTGATTTAACCAATGCCACCCAATATGCGCAATTGAGAAACGAAGCCATTACAAATGACGGAGGTACGGCAATATTTCAAAATCCTCAGGCCTTAGGTAGCGGAACAAACTGGCAGGACGAAATTTTCAGCAATCACGCCGGATATCAAAACCACAGTTTAAGTATTTCTGGTGGAACAGATAAAGCAAGCTATTACGCATCATTTGGCTACATTGACCAGAAAGGGATTATTGCCCCTTCAATTGCCTATAACAAAAAATTAACCTTTACCATAAACACCAGCTATAAGATAAGCCCTTATATTTCAATTGGTGAAAATTTATCCTATACTTACGGGAAATCACAGACAGACCTAAATACAAACAGTGAATTCGGAGGGCCTTTAAGTTCTGCATTAAATCTTGATCCCATCACACCGGTATATACGGATACAGTAACCGGGAAAACATACCCCCAATATACAGTGAAAAACGGCGATCAATATTATGCCATTTCCAAATATGTTGGACAGGAGATGACTAACCCACAAGCATATATCCAGACAAAGAAAGGGAACTACAACTGGTCACATAACCTGGTGGGGAATGTCTATATAGAAATCACTCCCTTTAAGGATCTCGTTTTCAGATCGTCAATCAATGCCAAAAAGGCTTTCTGGGGCAGCGAATCATTCAATCCGCTGTATTACCTGACTGCTTACTCAAATAATATGGTCAGTACTTCTCAATATCGCGAAAGCGACCAAAATCTGATCTGGAATTTCGATAACACCCTTTCTTATAATAAAAGCCTGGGGCAACATAATTTTTCCCTCATGATCGGATCTAGTGCCCAGAAGACAACGGCAGAAGGGGTGAACACGAAATATATTGGGGAACCCGCACTGGACTATCATCATGCCTCATTCAACTACAGCCTGGCTGCTGTAAATAAAATAGGAGGTGGATACGAAGATCAGGATTATGCGATGTATTCTTATTTCGGACGATTAACCTATAATTATAATGAAAAATACCTGGTAAACGGGATTTTACGTCGCGATGGCTCATCAAAATTCGGATCCAACAATAAATTTGGGATTTTCCCATCGGCTTCAATCGGATGGGTAATCACCCGTGAGGATTTCTTTCCAAAAGAAACTTTTGTGGATAATTTAAAACTTCGGGCATCTTATGGAATCGTAGGAAATGAAATGTCTCTGGGAGATTTTGCTTATGAATCATTGATTATCAGTGGAAGCAATTATGTATTTGGCAACAATAATTTCACGATTGGGAATGCAGCAGACAGACCTGCCAATCCGGATTTGAAGTGGGAAGAGACCCATTCAACCGATTTGGGATTTGACGCTACAATTTTCAGAAGTTTCACCATTTCCTTTGATGCTTATAAAAAAACCACCAAAGGAATGCTACAGACCGTACAGGTACCTAGTTATGCCGGATTTACAAATTCTCCTTTTGGAAATGTAGGGAACATGGAAAACAAGGGTTTGGAATTAGATCTTGGCTACCAGAGATCCTGGGGAGATCTGTTGATGAATGTAAAAGGGAACATCTCCTACCTGATGAATAAAGTCACCTATCTGGGTGAAGGCAAGCAATTCCTGGATGGAGGTGCCACACTGCAATCCACCAACTATCCGCTAACGCGCACAGCTGTTGGTCATGCTATCGGTTCTTTCTATGGATTTAAAACACTCGGAGTATTCCATTCACAATCGGAAATCAATAATTATAGATACGGCGATGGAACATTGATTCAGCCCAACGCAAAACCCGGTGATTTCAAATGGCAGGATACGGACGGAAAAGGGGGAATTACTTCCGACGACCGCACCTGGATAGGAGATCCCACTCCCAACTGGACTTATGGACTTACTCTTAATCTATTCTGGAAAAACTGGGATATGATGATATTTGGTCAGGGTGTTTGGGGCAATGATATTTTCCAGGGATACCGCCGTCTGGATATTCCTTCTGCCAACTACCCGATTGCCGCATTAAATGCCTGGACCACCAAAAATTCAAGCAGTAATTACCCAAGATTGACCGATTCGGATCCCAATCATAATTTCAATAATCCATCCGACTTTTATTTGCAGAATGGAGCATATTTCAGAATCAAGAATATTCAGATTGGTTATACACTACCCAAAGCATGGACAAACTATATTAAATTACAAAGTGTAAGATTATTTATTAGTAGCAGCAACCTTTTTACCATAACAAAATACAATGGATACGATCCTGAGGTAGGCGGCAGTAGTTACGGAATAGACAGAGGTATTTATCCACAGTCCCGTACATTTTTGTTTGGTTTAAATGTTGGTTTATAA
- a CDS encoding RagB/SusD family nutrient uptake outer membrane protein has translation MKRKNIKLKYSTIFIFALMLFSSCAKSFIELDPKGKNVEISYYSNPDEAFAGVVAAYSALNTETFSTYSNTLGPLNAASDDCYAGGASSSDMGTWQAWNTNTMTPALGPQADFWGVNFTGVAKCNTILSKLSDVPGLSNALKNRYTAEVKFLRAHYYFDLVRLFANVPLMTEPVTLSDMYNKPQAKPADVYAQIEKDLTEAIPILPATVPTSENGRVTQGAAKALLGKVYLYEQKWALSAAQLLDVDGPTPGSPNPTYGYQLMAHYGDIFSPDHKFNSESIFEIQHTGTQSYDWGNWGNFKSNVYVEMVGPRSYSGPVYGDGWGFNPLTPSLISVLKNDPRYPYTTINMDSLVKAGFCTYTHGYQDNGYIIAKYAPLLKYRSPSGNNALNYPNDYIEIRLADTYLMEAEALVKSNANQSRAQALLDAVRARVGLGSIPATLENIYKERRLELATEGHRWFDLVRTGQAEAILGPMKGFVKGKNEILPIPLAELTNTKLVQNPGY, from the coding sequence ATGAAAAGAAAAAATATCAAATTAAAATACAGCACAATTTTCATATTCGCTTTGATGCTGTTCTCTTCGTGTGCAAAGTCTTTTATCGAATTGGATCCGAAGGGGAAAAACGTTGAAATCAGTTATTATTCAAATCCTGATGAGGCTTTTGCAGGAGTGGTTGCTGCATATTCAGCCCTCAACACGGAAACCTTCAGTACATATTCAAATACGCTGGGGCCTCTGAATGCCGCATCCGATGATTGCTATGCAGGTGGGGCAAGTTCCTCCGATATGGGCACCTGGCAGGCATGGAATACCAATACCATGACTCCTGCTCTAGGACCACAGGCCGATTTTTGGGGAGTTAATTTTACAGGAGTTGCTAAATGTAACACAATCCTGTCAAAACTTTCTGATGTTCCGGGGCTTTCCAATGCTTTAAAAAACAGATATACAGCTGAAGTAAAGTTCTTAAGGGCCCATTATTATTTTGATTTGGTTCGTCTATTTGCCAACGTTCCTTTGATGACCGAGCCCGTAACACTATCGGACATGTATAACAAGCCACAGGCAAAACCCGCTGATGTTTATGCCCAGATAGAAAAAGATCTGACAGAAGCCATTCCAATTTTACCAGCCACGGTGCCGACTTCAGAAAATGGACGGGTTACCCAGGGAGCAGCAAAAGCATTGCTGGGAAAAGTTTATCTCTATGAACAAAAATGGGCACTTTCAGCTGCACAACTATTGGATGTTGACGGCCCCACACCAGGATCTCCAAATCCCACTTATGGTTATCAACTAATGGCCCATTATGGCGATATTTTCAGTCCTGACCATAAATTCAATTCCGAATCCATTTTCGAAATACAACATACAGGAACGCAGAGTTATGATTGGGGTAATTGGGGTAATTTCAAATCCAATGTATATGTCGAAATGGTTGGACCCAGAAGTTATTCTGGTCCTGTTTATGGCGACGGATGGGGATTTAATCCACTCACTCCTTCATTAATTTCTGTATTAAAGAATGATCCGCGTTACCCTTATACAACGATTAACATGGATAGTCTTGTAAAAGCCGGATTTTGCACTTACACCCATGGATACCAGGATAACGGATACATTATTGCGAAATATGCACCATTATTAAAATACAGAAGTCCAAGCGGAAATAATGCGCTGAATTATCCAAACGACTACATAGAAATCCGTTTGGCCGACACCTATCTTATGGAAGCTGAGGCATTGGTAAAGTCCAATGCAAACCAGAGCCGTGCACAAGCCCTGCTTGATGCCGTTCGTGCCCGGGTGGGTTTAGGATCTATTCCTGCTACTTTAGAAAATATTTATAAAGAACGCAGATTGGAGCTGGCAACCGAGGGACACCGCTGGTTTGATCTCGTCCGTACCGGTCAGGCCGAAGCAATACTGGGCCCCATGAAAGGTTTTGTCAAAGGGAAAAATGAAATTTTGCCCATCCCCTTGGCCGAACTGACCAATACAAAATTGGTACAGAACCCGGGATATTAA
- a CDS encoding glycoside hydrolase family 30 beta sandwich domain-containing protein — translation MKPSNKRLLLPFFILPFFIILPDCKSSSGNEIKPSVPDSLNTGKQVKTDVEFWMTNAEGTVLFEKQNTGLLFNAANNDNLTIDVDTSQRYQEIDGFGFALTGGSATLINGLEETKKEALLKELFLTDSTNIGVSYLRISLGASDLSEMPFTYDETTNGQKDVNLQSFSLDKETKDLIPVLQRIVALAPKIKIIATPWTAPTWMKTNGGYVGGSLDTSYYEVYARYFVKYIQAMKSHGITIDAVTPQNEPLNPYNNPSMLMMAIEQANFIKNHLGPQFKMNNISTKIIDYDHNLDHPEYATTVLSDSGACKYTDGSAFHLYAGDIATMSTIHSRYPDKNLYFTEQYTSSTGTFNGDFQWHIKNLIIGATRNWSRNVLEWNLASDPQMKPHTDGGCSTCQGALTIGNSVIRNVSYYIIAQASKFVRPGSVRIESTTVDNLPNVAFKTPDGKKVLIVLNNGNSSITFNIRFNGKVVSPSLFAGAAGTFIW, via the coding sequence ATTAAACCTTCTAATAAAAGATTATTGCTGCCGTTTTTTATTCTGCCGTTTTTTATTATTCTTCCCGATTGTAAAAGCAGCAGCGGTAACGAGATAAAACCTTCAGTTCCGGATTCTTTAAACACAGGGAAGCAGGTAAAAACCGATGTCGAGTTTTGGATGACAAATGCCGAAGGTACTGTTCTATTCGAAAAGCAAAACACAGGCCTCCTATTTAATGCAGCCAACAATGATAACCTCACAATAGATGTCGATACATCTCAGAGATATCAGGAAATTGATGGTTTTGGATTCGCATTGACCGGTGGAAGTGCTACTCTTATTAACGGTCTGGAAGAGACCAAAAAAGAAGCCCTTTTAAAAGAATTATTTCTGACAGACTCTACAAACATCGGAGTTAGTTATCTGAGAATCAGTTTAGGAGCCTCCGATCTTAGCGAGATGCCCTTCACTTATGACGAGACTACAAACGGGCAAAAAGATGTTAATCTTCAAAGCTTCAGTCTGGATAAAGAAACCAAAGATCTAATCCCTGTTCTGCAAAGAATTGTGGCTCTGGCGCCCAAGATAAAAATCATTGCCACTCCATGGACTGCCCCCACATGGATGAAAACAAACGGAGGTTATGTCGGAGGAAGCCTTGATACAAGTTATTATGAGGTTTATGCACGTTACTTTGTAAAATATATTCAGGCCATGAAGTCACATGGCATTACAATTGATGCTGTAACACCCCAAAATGAGCCGTTAAATCCCTATAACAATCCGAGTATGCTGATGATGGCTATAGAGCAGGCCAATTTCATTAAGAACCATTTGGGCCCGCAATTTAAAATGAATAATATTTCCACCAAAATTATAGATTACGATCACAACCTTGATCACCCCGAATATGCCACGACAGTTTTAAGTGACAGCGGTGCCTGCAAATATACAGACGGATCGGCATTTCACCTTTATGCCGGAGATATCGCCACCATGTCAACTATTCATTCCCGTTATCCGGATAAAAATCTGTATTTTACAGAACAATATACATCTTCGACAGGAACCTTCAATGGCGATTTCCAATGGCATATAAAGAATCTAATTATCGGAGCAACCCGTAATTGGAGTCGTAACGTACTGGAATGGAATCTTGCCTCCGATCCTCAAATGAAGCCTCATACCGACGGAGGCTGTTCCACCTGCCAAGGCGCATTGACCATAGGAAATTCCGTAATCCGTAACGTGAGCTACTATATCATTGCCCAGGCTTCGAAATTTGTACGTCCCGGTTCTGTACGCATTGAATCGACCACTGTGGATAATCTGCCCAATGTTGCGTTTAAAACACCAGACGGGAAAAAAGTTCTGATCGTATTGAACAATGGAAATTCAAGTATAACTTTCAACATTCGTTTTAATGGAAAAGTAGTTTCCCCGAGTTTATTCGCAGGAGCTGCAGGAACATTCATATGGTAA
- a CDS encoding family 16 glycosylhydrolase has translation MEKLLAILLVVILFFSCNSKKENQQEALAAADFTFTPKNTTDSTNYIIFKSEIKGLFSQLEWKFPDETVPNDSILTYYFPQKGTYQVTLRLVLYNGNITTSTKSITINSDDPGYIPNKLIWSDEFDGDTLNMKNWSNETNIDVNNEWEKYTNGENLSVKNGILTITAKKVGSGQHKYDYTSGRITTSGKKEFLYGRMEIRAKLPSGKGTWPATWMLGSNIGTAGWPACGELDIMEHVGYDPLWIQGSIHSPSSYGNTINFGRLNVSDCENAFHVYGMTWTPNKIEYYVDNPSSPYYSYNPSEKNASTWPFDKPCFFILNLAIGGNWGGAQGVDDSIFPVEMQIDYVRVYNYK, from the coding sequence ATGGAAAAATTATTAGCAATACTGCTTGTAGTCATATTGTTTTTTTCCTGTAATTCAAAAAAAGAAAACCAGCAGGAAGCATTGGCTGCGGCAGATTTTACCTTCACCCCAAAAAACACTACCGACAGTACCAATTATATCATCTTCAAATCTGAAATTAAAGGTTTATTTAGTCAACTTGAGTGGAAATTCCCTGACGAAACAGTTCCCAACGATTCCATTTTAACTTACTACTTCCCTCAAAAAGGGACATACCAGGTAACTTTAAGATTGGTGTTATATAATGGGAATATCACAACATCCACCAAATCCATAACAATTAACTCGGATGATCCTGGTTATATCCCGAATAAGCTGATATGGAGTGATGAATTTGATGGAGATACACTCAACATGAAAAACTGGTCCAACGAAACAAATATTGATGTCAATAACGAATGGGAAAAGTATACCAATGGTGAAAACTTATCGGTTAAAAACGGCATATTGACTATTACGGCAAAGAAAGTTGGATCCGGTCAACACAAATACGATTATACTTCCGGTCGTATCACTACTTCGGGCAAAAAGGAATTTCTGTATGGAAGAATGGAAATCAGGGCTAAACTTCCTTCAGGAAAAGGTACCTGGCCGGCAACCTGGATGCTGGGCAGTAACATCGGAACAGCAGGCTGGCCTGCATGTGGAGAACTAGACATCATGGAACATGTAGGATATGACCCATTATGGATTCAGGGATCAATCCATAGTCCTTCAAGTTATGGAAACACCATCAATTTTGGACGTCTAAATGTAAGCGATTGTGAAAATGCTTTTCATGTATACGGCATGACTTGGACCCCCAATAAAATAGAATACTATGTAGACAATCCATCTTCCCCATATTATAGTTATAACCCCTCAGAAAAAAACGCTTCAACATGGCCATTTGACAAACCCTGTTTTTTTATCCTTAACCTGGCTATAGGAGGAAATTGGGGGGGAGCTCAAGGCGTTGATGATAGCATATTCCCAGTTGAAATGCAAATTGATTATGTCAGAGTATATAATTACAAATAA